GACCTCCTTGTCGCCGTTGGCGTAGGTGACCTCGAGGAAACGGTTGTCCTCGGACTCGGCGTACATCCGCTCGACGACCCGCTCGATCATCGCCCGCACGCACGCGACCCGATCGCCGCCGAACTCGGCGAGATCGTCGGCGTGCACCGGCAGGCTCTCGGTCAGGTACTTCGAGAAGATGTCCTGCGCGGCCTCCGCGTCCGGACGCTCGATCTTGATCTTCACGTCGAGGCGGCCGGGCCGCAGGATCGCCGGGTCGATCATGTCCTCACGGTTCGACGCGCCGATGACGATGACGTTCTCGAGCCCTTCGACACCGTCGATCTCGGCGAGCAGCTGCGGCACCACCGTGGTCTCCACATCGGAGGACACACCGGAACCGCGGGTGCGGAAGATCGAATCCATCTCGTCGAAGAACACGATCACCGGGGTGCCCTCGGACGCCTTCTCCCGGGCCCGCTGGAAGATCAACCGGATGTGCCGTTCGGTCTCACCGACGAACTTGTTCAGCAGCTCCGGGCCCTTGATGTTCAGGAAGAACGACTTCGCTTCCTTCGAATCGTCCCCGCGGGCCTCGGCGATCTTCTTCGCCAGCGAGTTCGCCACCGCCTTCGCGATCAGGGTCTTACCGCAACCGGGCGGGCCGTACAGCAGCACACCCTTCGGCGGGCGCAGCGAGTACTCGCGGAACAGGTCCTTGTGCAGGAAGGGCAGCTCCACCGCGTCGCGAATCTGCTCGATCTGCCGGCCCAGACCGCCGATGTCGCTGTAGCCGACGTCCGGGACCTCCTCGAGCACGAGATCCTCGACCTCGGCCTTGGGGATCCGTTCGAAGGCGTAGCCGGCCTTGCTGTCGACCAGCAACGAATCACCGGGGCGCAGCGTGAACGAGTTCTCGTCGTCGACGAGCAGATCGGTCTTGTCGTCGGCGGCGGCCGCGGCGAGCGGGGCGGCCAGCCACACGATGCGTTCCTCGTCGGCGTGCCCGACCACCAGCGCGCGGGTGCCGTCGTCGAGCACCTCCCGCAGGGTGGTGATCTCGCCGACGCGTTCGAAACCACCGACCTCCACGACGGTCAACGCCTCGTTCAGCCGCACCGTCTGACCGGGTCGGAAGGTGTCGAGTTCGAGATTCGGGGACACCGCGACCCGCATCTTGCGGCCCGAGGTGAACACGTCGACGGTCTGATCGTCGAACGTCTCGAGCAGCACCCCGTAGCCGCTCGGCGGCTGGGCCAGCCGGTCGACCTCCTCGCGCAGCGTGATCAGCTGCTGGCGCGCATCCTTGAGGGTCTCGAGCAGTTTGCCGTTGCGGACCGTGAGGGACTCGAGCCGGGCTTCGAGGTCGCGTACCTGATCGGACGGTTCGCCGAGCCGACGACGCAAGGTCGCCACCTCTGCGCGCAACTCTTCGATTTCGCGTGCCGCCGCAACCGCATCCGGCTTCTCTGACGAGCTCATAGCGACTCCCTCCACTGTCGGTCATTCCACGCTACCGGGACATCGCCCCACATGGGGGAGGACACGAAACAGTCGTGTTCCGAACATGTGTCGCGCGTGGGGCGCGCCATGGCGCCGCACCTCCGGCACGCTGTTAGGCTCCCCTAAATATCGTGCGTCGACCGTTTCTCTCGAAAGGTACTCCT
This window of the Rhodococcus pyridinivorans genome carries:
- the arc gene encoding proteasome ATPase — translated: MSSSEKPDAVAAAREIEELRAEVATLRRRLGEPSDQVRDLEARLESLTVRNGKLLETLKDARQQLITLREEVDRLAQPPSGYGVLLETFDDQTVDVFTSGRKMRVAVSPNLELDTFRPGQTVRLNEALTVVEVGGFERVGEITTLREVLDDGTRALVVGHADEERIVWLAAPLAAAAADDKTDLLVDDENSFTLRPGDSLLVDSKAGYAFERIPKAEVEDLVLEEVPDVGYSDIGGLGRQIEQIRDAVELPFLHKDLFREYSLRPPKGVLLYGPPGCGKTLIAKAVANSLAKKIAEARGDDSKEAKSFFLNIKGPELLNKFVGETERHIRLIFQRAREKASEGTPVIVFFDEMDSIFRTRGSGVSSDVETTVVPQLLAEIDGVEGLENVIVIGASNREDMIDPAILRPGRLDVKIKIERPDAEAAQDIFSKYLTESLPVHADDLAEFGGDRVACVRAMIERVVERMYAESEDNRFLEVTYANGDKEVLYFKDFNSGAMIQNIVDRAKKYAIKSVLETGAPGLRVQHLLDSIVDEFAENEDLPNTTNPDDWARISGKKGERIVYIRTLVTGKNASASRAIDTESNTGQYL